In Streptomyces violaceusniger Tu 4113, one DNA window encodes the following:
- the nusG gene encoding transcription termination/antitermination protein NusG codes for MSDPNLNDAAEPVESREDELDIVEAADSDQAEAADAAAGVPAEEEALRVEGEDALEADAALEAEPDGLDEAEDAAEAEDAAEAEEAAEAEEADAAEAEVVDPVEALREELRGLPGEWYVIHTYAGYEKRVKANLEQRAVSLNVEDFIYQAEVPEEEIVQIKNGERKNVRQNKLPGYVLVRMDLTNESWGVVRNTPGVTGFVGNAYDPYPLTLDEIVKMLAPEAEEKAAKAAAEESGMPAPSRKVEVQVLDFEVGDSVTVTDGPFATLQATINEINADSKKVKGLVEIFGRETPVELSFDQIQKN; via the coding sequence CGGACTCCGACCAGGCTGAGGCAGCCGACGCCGCGGCGGGCGTGCCCGCCGAGGAGGAGGCGCTGCGTGTCGAGGGCGAGGACGCCCTCGAGGCCGATGCGGCCCTCGAGGCCGAGCCGGACGGGCTGGACGAGGCAGAGGACGCGGCCGAGGCAGAGGACGCGGCCGAGGCGGAGGAAGCGGCCGAGGCGGAGGAAGCGGACGCCGCCGAGGCAGAGGTCGTCGACCCGGTCGAGGCGCTCCGCGAGGAGCTGCGCGGACTGCCCGGTGAGTGGTACGTGATCCACACCTACGCGGGCTACGAGAAGCGCGTGAAGGCCAACCTGGAGCAGCGTGCCGTCTCGCTGAACGTCGAGGACTTCATCTACCAGGCCGAGGTCCCCGAGGAAGAGATCGTCCAGATCAAGAACGGCGAGCGCAAGAACGTCCGGCAGAACAAGCTGCCCGGCTATGTGCTCGTCCGCATGGACCTGACGAACGAGTCGTGGGGTGTCGTCCGCAACACTCCGGGCGTCACCGGCTTCGTGGGCAACGCCTACGACCCGTACCCGCTGACCCTGGACGAGATCGTCAAGATGCTCGCCCCCGAGGCCGAGGAGAAGGCCGCCAAGGCCGCGGCCGAGGAGAGCGGCATGCCGGCGCCGAGCCGCAAGGTCGAGGTCCAGGTGCTGGACTTCGAGGTCGGCGACTCGGTCACGGTCACCGACGGCCCGTTCGCGACCCTGCAGGCGACGATCAACGAGATCAACGCCGACTCGAAGAAGGTCAAGGGCCTGGTGGAGATCTTCGGCCGGGAGACCCCGGTCGAGCTGAGCTTCGACCAGATCCAGAAGAACTGA
- the rplK gene encoding 50S ribosomal protein L11, producing the protein MPPKKKKVTGLIKLQIQAGAANPAPPVGPALGQHGVNIMEFCKAYNAATESQRGMVVPVEITVYDDRSFTFVTKTPPAAKLILKAAGVEKGSGEPHKTKVAKITSDQVREIATTKMPDLNANDLDAAAKIIAGTARSMGITVEG; encoded by the coding sequence ATGCCTCCCAAGAAGAAGAAGGTCACGGGGCTGATCAAGCTCCAGATCCAGGCCGGCGCCGCGAACCCGGCCCCGCCGGTCGGCCCCGCGCTGGGCCAGCACGGCGTCAACATCATGGAGTTCTGCAAGGCCTACAACGCCGCGACCGAGTCGCAGCGTGGCATGGTCGTGCCGGTGGAGATCACGGTCTACGACGACCGCTCCTTCACCTTCGTGACCAAGACCCCGCCGGCCGCCAAGCTGATCCTCAAGGCCGCGGGCGTGGAGAAGGGCTCCGGCGAGCCGCACAAGACCAAGGTCGCCAAGATCACCAGCGACCAGGTGCGTGAGATCGCCACCACCAAGATGCCCGACCTGAACGCCAACGACCTGGACGCCGCCGCGAAGATCATCGCCGGCACCGCCCGTTCCATGGGCATCACGGTCGAGGGCTGA
- the rplA gene encoding 50S ribosomal protein L1: MSKRSKTLRAAEAKIDRERNYAPLEAVRLAKDTSATKFDATVEVAMRLGVDPRKADQMVRGTVNLPHGTGKTARVLVFATGDRAAAAEAAGADIVGSDELIDEVSKGRLDFDAVVATPDLMGKVGRLGRVLGPRGLMPNPKTGTVTPDVAKAVTEIKGGKIEFRVDKHSNLHFIIGKLSFDETKLVENYAAALEEINRLKPSAAKGRYIKKATLTTTMGPGIPLDANRTRNLLVEEEAV; the protein is encoded by the coding sequence GTGAGCAAGCGCAGCAAGACTCTCCGCGCTGCGGAGGCCAAGATCGACCGGGAGCGCAACTACGCCCCGCTCGAGGCCGTCCGTCTCGCGAAGGACACCTCCGCGACCAAGTTCGACGCGACCGTCGAGGTCGCCATGCGCCTGGGCGTCGACCCGCGCAAGGCCGACCAGATGGTCCGCGGCACCGTGAACCTGCCGCACGGCACCGGTAAGACCGCCCGGGTCCTGGTCTTCGCGACCGGTGACCGTGCTGCGGCCGCGGAGGCCGCCGGCGCCGACATCGTCGGCTCCGACGAGCTCATCGACGAGGTGTCCAAGGGGCGTCTGGACTTCGACGCCGTCGTCGCCACCCCGGACCTCATGGGCAAGGTCGGCCGCCTCGGCCGGGTGCTCGGTCCGCGTGGTCTGATGCCGAACCCGAAGACCGGAACCGTCACCCCGGACGTGGCCAAGGCCGTCACGGAGATCAAGGGCGGCAAGATCGAGTTCCGCGTCGACAAGCACTCCAACCTGCACTTCATCATCGGCAAGCTCTCGTTCGACGAGACCAAGCTGGTGGAGAACTACGCCGCGGCGCTGGAGGAGATCAACCGTCTCAAGCCGTCCGCCGCGAAGGGCCGCTACATCAAGAAGGCGACCCTGACCACCACGATGGGCCCCGGCATCCCGCTGGACGCCAACCGCACCCGCAACCTGCTGGTCGAGGAAGAGGCCGTCTGA